From Candidatus Hydrogenedentota bacterium, one genomic window encodes:
- the holB gene encoding DNA polymerase III subunit delta' — protein MSFSDIKDQEMPLRLLRNILKQNRVPNGLLFWGPEGVGKRTTALELAKAINCKAGDFDACDACLSCRKVTSGNHPDVKIVAPAGKTRIINVEAIDAITELSAYRPFEGKWRAVLIEDADRMNESAQNHFLKTLEEPPSNTLFVLQSYYPNRLLPTIRSRCQQVRFGALQPATVSAILRREHPLDVATADALAAVAQGQVSRALDLVTSNKRNMVLDIAARLNRGDDPLLVSEQFVSQLREATEALKAALLSELEEDASQQDMSGEDLADQKKEQEAFIEGQVRRDYLEYLYLFETWYRDVWVYSTTGDDRLVLNRDQAPALKQQRGRDYPDKLAAIERAWVYIERNLAFDRIFRDLFFVLAA, from the coding sequence ATGAGCTTCAGCGACATCAAAGACCAGGAGATGCCCCTGCGCCTCCTGCGCAATATCCTCAAGCAGAACCGGGTCCCCAATGGCCTGCTGTTTTGGGGCCCCGAGGGAGTGGGCAAGCGAACCACCGCCCTGGAACTGGCCAAGGCCATCAACTGCAAGGCCGGCGACTTCGACGCCTGCGACGCCTGCCTTTCCTGCCGGAAGGTCACCTCGGGCAACCACCCCGACGTCAAGATCGTGGCGCCCGCCGGAAAGACGCGCATCATTAACGTCGAAGCCATCGACGCGATCACCGAGCTCAGCGCGTACCGGCCTTTCGAGGGGAAGTGGCGCGCCGTCCTGATTGAAGACGCCGATCGCATGAATGAATCAGCGCAGAACCATTTCCTCAAGACCCTCGAAGAGCCGCCGAGTAACACCCTGTTCGTGCTTCAAAGCTACTACCCCAACCGGCTGCTGCCCACGATCCGGTCGCGCTGCCAGCAAGTGCGCTTCGGCGCCCTCCAGCCCGCCACCGTGTCCGCCATCCTCCGCCGGGAGCATCCCCTGGACGTCGCGACGGCGGATGCGCTCGCGGCCGTGGCCCAGGGCCAGGTCTCCCGGGCGCTCGATCTGGTCACGAGCAACAAGCGGAACATGGTGCTCGATATCGCCGCGCGCCTCAACCGGGGAGACGACCCCCTCCTGGTCAGCGAGCAGTTCGTGTCGCAACTGCGGGAAGCCACCGAAGCGCTGAAAGCAGCCCTGTTGTCCGAACTGGAGGAGGATGCCTCGCAGCAGGATATGTCCGGCGAAGACCTGGCGGATCAGAAAAAGGAGCAGGAGGCCTTCATCGAGGGCCAGGTCCGCCGCGATTACCTGGAGTATCTTTACCTGTTCGAAACATGGTATCGTGATGTCTGGGTGTACTCCACGACCGGGGACGACCGGCTCGTCCTGAACCGAGACCAGGCGCCCGCCCTGAAGCAGCAGCGGGGGCGGGATTACCCGGACAAGCTCGCCGCGATCGAGCGCGCGTGGGTATACATTGAGCGAAACCTGGCCTTCGACCGGATCTTCCGCGACCTCTTCTTTGTGCTCGCGGCCTGA
- a CDS encoding dTMP kinase, with amino-acid sequence MKGCFITFEGVEGCGKSTQIALLADHLTEAGYTVLVTREPGGTPIAEAIREVLLDPAHHAMGATAELLLYEAARAQHVHEKIAPALADGHIVLCDRFADSTTAYQGAGRGISSDVLTPLHHMATGGVWPDLTLLIDLPVETGLERARGRGRKDRIEQESIDFHQRVRDGFLALAEAEPDRIHVIDGSADIDAVHQSIRRAVEAALAPRVQ; translated from the coding sequence ATGAAGGGCTGCTTCATTACGTTCGAGGGCGTTGAAGGCTGCGGAAAATCCACGCAGATCGCCCTGCTCGCCGACCACCTCACGGAGGCCGGCTACACGGTGCTGGTAACGCGCGAGCCTGGGGGCACGCCCATCGCCGAAGCCATCCGCGAGGTACTCCTGGACCCGGCCCACCACGCCATGGGCGCGACGGCGGAGCTCCTGCTGTACGAGGCCGCCCGCGCGCAGCACGTGCACGAGAAAATCGCGCCCGCCCTCGCCGATGGCCACATAGTCCTCTGCGATCGTTTTGCCGATTCCACTACCGCCTACCAGGGCGCCGGGCGCGGCATATCCTCCGATGTCCTCACCCCCCTCCACCACATGGCCACGGGCGGCGTGTGGCCGGATCTTACCCTGCTCATTGACCTGCCGGTGGAAACCGGCCTGGAGCGCGCGCGGGGGCGCGGCCGCAAGGACCGCATCGAGCAGGAATCCATCGACTTCCACCAGCGCGTTCGCGATGGGTTTCTGGCCCTGGCGGAGGCGGAACCGGATCGCATCCACGTGATCGACGGCAGCGCCGATATAGACGCGGTCCACCAGAGCATCCGCCGCGCCGTGGAAGCCGCCCTGGCCCCCCGGGTACAATAA
- a CDS encoding prephenate dehydrogenase/arogenate dehydrogenase family protein: MNPLFDRVTIAGAGLLGASLGLAMQARGLARHITGVGRRQSSLEKALARGTVHTVTLDLAAAAADADLIVVATPAGAVTGALDTIRHAAAENAIVIDVASTKGSICAHARSLWKAPRRFIGCHPMAGSEKSGPEHATPHLYEGSVCLVETGPDLDVEARAQVLRLWEAIGARVIGVDPDHHDALLARTSHVPHIIAAALALVAAREGATCDFIGNGFRDTTRIAAGSPEMWRDITLTNGPAIAGGLRAVQRQIDAFLDAVDRQDPDALLDLFNAGKSARESVLAE, from the coding sequence ATGAACCCGCTGTTCGACCGCGTCACCATCGCCGGCGCCGGCCTGCTCGGGGCCTCGCTGGGCTTGGCCATGCAGGCGCGCGGCCTCGCCCGGCACATCACCGGTGTCGGCCGGCGCCAGAGCAGCCTGGAAAAGGCCCTCGCCCGGGGGACGGTCCACACCGTCACGCTGGATCTGGCCGCCGCCGCTGCGGACGCGGATCTTATCGTCGTCGCGACCCCCGCGGGCGCCGTAACCGGAGCGCTGGACACCATCCGCCACGCGGCCGCCGAGAACGCGATTGTGATCGACGTGGCAAGCACGAAGGGAAGCATCTGCGCGCACGCGCGGTCGCTCTGGAAAGCGCCGCGCCGCTTCATCGGGTGCCACCCGATGGCGGGCTCGGAAAAATCAGGCCCCGAACACGCCACGCCCCACCTCTATGAAGGCAGCGTCTGCCTCGTGGAGACCGGCCCGGATCTCGATGTGGAGGCGCGCGCGCAGGTGCTGCGCCTCTGGGAGGCCATCGGCGCCCGGGTGATTGGCGTGGACCCCGATCACCACGACGCCCTGCTGGCCCGCACCAGCCACGTGCCCCACATCATCGCCGCCGCCCTGGCCCTCGTCGCCGCGCGCGAAGGCGCCACCTGCGATTTCATTGGGAACGGCTTTCGGGACACCACCCGGATCGCCGCGGGCAGCCCCGAGATGTGGCGGGACATCACACTTACCAACGGCCCCGCGATCGCCGGCGGCCTGCGCGCGGTCCAGCGGCAGATTGACGCCTTTCTGGACGCCGTGGATCGCCAGGACCCCGACGCCCTGCTCGATCTCTTCAACGCCGGCAAATCCGCGCGCGAATCGGTTCTGGCCGAATGA
- a CDS encoding phytanoyl-CoA dioxygenase family protein, whose product MSLNRLTPDQIKFYHEDGYLTGLPSIYDAPGVAGLNEGIQHILALLEPGERPLEIREWHQNSTFLFDICMNEQILNYVEDLIGPDFYMWASSFFIKDPHSPETVDWHQDSYYWPLTPPESLTVWLAFSDSDEENGAMRVIPGSHKGGIIQHTQDADKNSVLTLRCESADYTDDTAVFMNLKAGQISIHDDKIIHGSLGNNSSRPRIGFTIRYSKTNVKCDLAVNPNFKTYHCRGVDRFNHNPRGPIPAQKYGRIWQDYRNVETELADT is encoded by the coding sequence ATGAGCCTGAACCGACTCACCCCCGATCAGATCAAGTTCTACCACGAAGACGGTTACCTCACCGGCCTTCCGTCCATTTATGACGCGCCGGGCGTCGCCGGACTCAACGAGGGCATCCAGCACATCCTCGCGCTGCTTGAACCCGGGGAACGCCCGCTCGAAATTCGCGAGTGGCACCAGAACAGCACGTTTCTGTTCGACATTTGCATGAACGAACAGATTCTCAATTACGTGGAAGACCTGATCGGCCCGGATTTCTACATGTGGGCCAGCAGCTTCTTCATCAAGGATCCGCACAGCCCGGAAACCGTGGACTGGCACCAGGATTCCTACTACTGGCCGCTCACGCCGCCCGAATCCCTCACCGTGTGGCTCGCCTTCAGCGACAGCGACGAGGAAAACGGGGCCATGCGCGTCATTCCCGGCTCGCACAAGGGCGGGATCATCCAGCACACCCAGGACGCCGACAAGAACTCGGTGCTGACCCTGCGCTGCGAATCGGCGGACTATACCGACGACACGGCGGTCTTCATGAACCTCAAGGCCGGCCAGATCTCCATCCACGACGACAAGATCATTCACGGTTCGCTCGGGAACAACTCCAGCCGTCCCCGGATCGGCTTCACGATCCGGTATTCCAAGACCAACGTGAAGTGCGACCTGGCGGTCAACCCGAATTTCAAGACCTACCACTGCCGTGGCGTCGACCGCTTCAACCACAATCCCCGCGGCCCTATCCCGGCCCAGAAATACGGCCGTATCTGGCAGGACTACCGCAACGTCGAAACGGAATTGGCCGACACGTGA